In Afipia sp. GAS231, a single window of DNA contains:
- a CDS encoding MmgE/PrpD family protein — MRQDEAQGAATTFADFVAGTVWEDVAAQEHEAKRSILNFFATALGSSYDPAVVVALKTLLPFSGAATSTVIGRPERLDAMAAAFVNAISANLLDFDDTHLDTIIHPAAPVAAPVLALAQARGFSGQAVLTAFILGVEVECRVGNAVSPGHYARGWHITSTCGVFGAAAACAKLLGLSAAQISNAIGIAASQSAGIVENLPSAAKNVSVGNAARNGLFAALLASNGYSASPQAIEGPLGWARAMGDVPDLGKLTGGLGKSWEIAKNTYKPYPAGIVFHSVIDACFKLRNRLDRRIDHIADITVRGSALLLARGDRPVHNERDARVSIHHCVACALLLGAAGVIEFSEAVVFRPDIVALRGKVKAVHDASLPDGAARVTIRLASGETLDEIVMAAKGSLADPLTDRDIEAKLREGARLGGTDWDTERVIDAVWNLDTLTDVSDLMGAHG; from the coding sequence GTGCGGCAAGATGAAGCGCAAGGTGCCGCCACAACGTTTGCCGATTTCGTTGCCGGCACGGTGTGGGAAGATGTCGCCGCACAGGAACACGAAGCGAAACGTTCGATCCTGAACTTCTTTGCGACCGCGCTCGGCTCGTCCTACGACCCGGCGGTTGTCGTCGCGTTGAAGACATTGCTGCCGTTCAGCGGCGCCGCGACCTCGACGGTCATCGGCCGGCCGGAACGGCTCGATGCGATGGCGGCGGCGTTCGTCAACGCGATTTCGGCCAACCTGCTCGATTTCGACGATACCCATCTGGATACGATCATTCATCCGGCCGCACCCGTGGCCGCGCCGGTGCTGGCATTGGCGCAGGCGCGGGGATTTTCGGGGCAGGCGGTCCTCACGGCTTTCATTCTCGGCGTCGAGGTCGAATGCCGCGTCGGCAACGCGGTGTCGCCCGGGCACTATGCGCGCGGCTGGCACATCACCTCGACCTGCGGCGTGTTCGGCGCGGCGGCAGCCTGCGCGAAACTGCTCGGGCTTTCGGCGGCGCAGATTTCAAACGCGATCGGAATTGCGGCGAGCCAGTCGGCAGGGATCGTCGAAAATCTCCCGAGTGCGGCCAAGAATGTCAGCGTCGGCAATGCCGCCCGCAACGGCTTGTTTGCGGCGCTGCTTGCATCCAACGGCTATTCGGCATCGCCCCAAGCGATCGAAGGCCCGCTCGGCTGGGCCCGCGCCATGGGCGACGTGCCTGATCTCGGAAAGCTGACCGGCGGTCTCGGCAAGAGCTGGGAGATCGCCAAGAATACCTACAAGCCCTATCCGGCGGGCATCGTGTTCCATTCGGTGATCGACGCCTGCTTCAAATTGCGAAACAGACTCGACCGGCGCATCGACCATATCGCTGATATCACGGTGCGGGGTTCCGCGCTGCTGCTGGCGCGCGGGGACCGGCCGGTTCACAACGAACGCGACGCACGGGTCAGTATTCATCACTGCGTCGCCTGCGCGCTGTTGCTGGGCGCCGCCGGCGTCATCGAATTTTCGGAAGCGGTCGTATTCCGACCCGACATCGTCGCGCTGCGTGGGAAGGTCAAGGCGGTGCATGACGCATCGCTCCCCGACGGTGCCGCGCGCGTCACCATCCGCCTGGCGTCAGGAGAGACGCTCGACGAGATCGTCATGGCAGCCAAGGGCAGTCTCGCCGATCCGCTGACCGATCGCGATATCGAGGCGAAGCTGCGCGAAGGCGCGCGGCTGGGGGGCACCGATTGGGATACCGAACGCGTGATCGACGCTGTCTGGAATCTCGATACACTGACCGACGTCTCGGACCTGATGGGAGCGCACGGTTGA
- a CDS encoding MmgE/PrpD family protein: MTIRAGGADEISMARALARAALAVNLGRFDADVIAKAKICLLDFLSCAFEARNHPWSRQAIGIAGEVNHGANIVGTGRLATPGDAAFANATMGHGLVREDMHAASICHHGVVIWPTLLALSERTTLSGARLLAAAIIGYETGAQIGRALFNADLARLYRPTGLVAPLGAALAGSYALGLTEDAATSAIAIAANTSSGLNEWPRAGGSEMYFHPGFAARNAIAAIELAEAGALASETILEGEAGLFAAFRRQPAPAAVRLFAGDRPEIMAVYNKPAPACNFAQTAAQAALRVAREIGTSDDIATVSIRVPEAAARYPGCDSTGPFHNALQAKMSIPFSVAAVLARSALEEDNYADIGDRKILRLVATTDLQSEAGLTAAFPANQGAEVVVALRNGKTVRQHLDNVIAATPAEIRARFRLAATDAIGERRALRLEELVESCAGLSNSGAIATQCRLEPAEQRLRPAS, translated from the coding sequence ATGACGATCCGGGCCGGCGGAGCAGACGAGATCTCGATGGCGCGAGCGCTGGCCCGCGCCGCGCTTGCCGTCAATCTCGGCCGTTTCGATGCGGATGTCATCGCCAAAGCGAAAATCTGCCTGCTGGATTTTCTCTCCTGCGCCTTCGAGGCGCGAAACCATCCGTGGAGCCGCCAGGCGATCGGCATCGCGGGCGAAGTCAACCACGGTGCAAACATCGTCGGCACGGGCAGACTGGCAACGCCGGGCGACGCGGCCTTCGCCAATGCCACCATGGGCCACGGCCTGGTGCGCGAAGACATGCATGCCGCCAGCATCTGCCATCATGGCGTGGTGATCTGGCCGACCCTGCTCGCTTTGTCGGAGCGGACGACGCTATCAGGCGCGAGGCTCCTTGCCGCCGCGATCATCGGCTATGAAACCGGCGCGCAGATCGGCCGCGCGCTCTTCAATGCTGATCTCGCCCGCCTGTATCGGCCGACCGGGCTGGTGGCACCGCTCGGCGCCGCGCTCGCCGGAAGTTACGCGCTCGGTCTGACTGAGGACGCCGCCACCAGCGCGATCGCCATTGCGGCCAATACCTCGTCTGGCCTGAACGAATGGCCGCGCGCCGGCGGCTCCGAGATGTATTTTCATCCGGGATTCGCCGCACGCAACGCGATTGCCGCAATCGAGCTGGCCGAGGCCGGTGCGCTGGCCTCCGAAACCATCCTCGAAGGCGAAGCCGGACTGTTCGCCGCCTTCCGCCGCCAGCCTGCTCCCGCCGCGGTCCGGTTGTTTGCCGGTGACCGGCCGGAAATCATGGCCGTCTACAACAAGCCGGCGCCCGCCTGCAATTTCGCGCAGACCGCGGCGCAGGCCGCCTTGCGCGTCGCGCGCGAGATCGGGACGTCGGACGACATCGCGACGGTTTCGATCCGTGTCCCCGAAGCCGCGGCCCGCTACCCCGGCTGCGATTCCACGGGGCCGTTTCACAACGCGCTGCAAGCCAAGATGAGCATTCCCTTCAGCGTCGCCGCCGTGCTGGCACGCAGTGCGCTCGAAGAGGACAATTACGCTGATATCGGCGATCGCAAAATTCTCCGCCTCGTCGCAACCACCGACCTGCAAAGCGAGGCAGGACTCACTGCCGCCTTCCCGGCGAACCAGGGCGCCGAGGTTGTCGTCGCCCTGCGCAACGGCAAAACCGTCCGCCAGCACCTCGACAATGTCATTGCCGCGACGCCGGCGGAAATCCGCGCCCGATTCCGGCTCGCCGCCACGGACGCTATCGGCGAACGCCGCGCGCTGCGTCTGGAAGAACTGGTCGAGAGTTGCGCTGGGCTTTCGAACAGCGGCGCCATCGCGACCCAGTGCCGGCTTGAACCGGCCGAACAACGCTTGCGGCCTGCGTCATGA
- a CDS encoding NAD(P)-dependent oxidoreductase encodes MAGETIGFVGTGRMGGPMAGRLLDAGYSLCIYDAQPEATKALVARGARLAKSPAEVASSADIVLASLPTPDIVKAVALGPDGIVAGNRASVLIDLSTTGPGAAKLIAKGFEARKITLVDAPVSGGIKGAVNGTLAVMVSCPKATYDRVEPILKHFGKLFYTGDQPGTAQTAKLANNLMAAAALVITSEAVAMGVKGGVNAKVLIDIINASSGRNSASEDKFPRAVLPGTFDFGFTTGLSYKDVRLCVDEAEAMGVPMVCGAAVRQMLAITNAKFGASSDFTSIAKVLEEWAGVEMRG; translated from the coding sequence ATGGCAGGAGAAACAATCGGCTTTGTCGGAACGGGCCGCATGGGCGGACCGATGGCCGGGCGCCTGCTCGATGCCGGCTATTCGCTCTGCATCTACGATGCGCAGCCCGAGGCGACCAAGGCGCTGGTGGCGCGCGGCGCGCGGCTGGCGAAGTCGCCGGCCGAGGTGGCGTCGAGCGCGGATATCGTGCTGGCGAGCCTGCCGACGCCCGACATCGTCAAGGCTGTCGCGCTCGGACCGGATGGAATCGTTGCCGGAAACCGCGCCAGCGTGCTGATCGACCTGTCGACCACTGGCCCCGGCGCCGCCAAATTGATCGCCAAGGGATTCGAGGCGCGGAAGATCACGCTGGTCGATGCGCCCGTCAGCGGCGGCATCAAGGGCGCCGTGAACGGTACGCTTGCGGTGATGGTGTCGTGCCCGAAGGCGACCTACGACAGGGTCGAGCCGATCCTGAAGCATTTCGGCAAGCTGTTTTACACCGGCGACCAACCCGGCACGGCGCAGACCGCCAAACTCGCCAACAACCTGATGGCGGCAGCCGCACTCGTCATCACGTCAGAGGCGGTGGCGATGGGCGTCAAGGGCGGCGTCAACGCCAAGGTCCTGATCGACATCATCAACGCCAGCAGCGGACGCAACAGCGCGTCCGAGGACAAATTTCCCCGCGCCGTGCTGCCCGGCACCTTCGATTTCGGCTTCACCACCGGCCTCTCCTACAAGGACGTGCGGCTCTGTGTCGACGAGGCCGAGGCGATGGGGGTGCCGATGGTCTGCGGCGCGGCGGTCCGGCAGATGCTGGCCATCACCAACGCCAAATTTGGCGCGTCGTCCGACTTCACCTCGATCGCAAAAGTGCTGGAGGAATGGGCCGGCGTCGAAATGCGCGGCTGA
- a CDS encoding branched-chain amino acid ABC transporter permease, whose protein sequence is MNQALETFLQALSAGLLIGAVYGLMCVGLGLIFGVMRVINFAQGDFMMLGMYAAFYFFTALGVQATFGNTFGPFIAILLAGPVLAAFGYAVHLALISRVSGTRTSSLEGDGHYAQLILTLGIALILQNGGLLVFGSVLASIRTPLSSSAWELGPLLGDISVFVNKARGIDAVVSLVTMLLLTLLITRSQVGKSLRAAADNPTAATYMGIDVDRAHRIAFALGTGITAIAGGLLATNYPFHPFVGVEYVIVMYAGVVLGGMGSIIGAFWGGMTIGLVQQMSTLILPTQLQNAAIFVVFLLIIFFRPQGFFGRMVERT, encoded by the coding sequence GTGAACCAGGCACTGGAAACCTTCCTGCAGGCGTTGTCCGCCGGCCTCCTGATCGGCGCGGTCTATGGCCTGATGTGCGTCGGCCTCGGGCTGATCTTCGGCGTCATGCGGGTCATCAACTTCGCCCAGGGCGATTTCATGATGCTCGGCATGTATGCGGCATTCTATTTCTTCACCGCACTCGGCGTGCAGGCCACCTTCGGCAACACGTTTGGGCCGTTCATCGCGATCCTGCTGGCCGGACCGGTGCTCGCCGCCTTCGGCTATGCCGTCCACCTCGCCTTGATCTCGCGCGTATCGGGCACGCGCACCTCTTCGCTCGAAGGCGACGGCCATTACGCCCAGCTCATCCTGACGCTGGGGATCGCGCTGATCCTGCAGAACGGCGGCCTGCTGGTGTTCGGTTCGGTATTGGCCTCGATCCGGACGCCGCTGTCGAGTTCGGCATGGGAACTCGGGCCGCTGCTTGGCGATATCAGCGTCTTCGTCAACAAGGCGCGCGGCATCGATGCCGTGGTCTCATTGGTGACGATGTTGCTGCTGACGCTGTTGATCACACGCTCGCAGGTCGGAAAATCGCTGCGCGCCGCCGCCGACAACCCGACCGCGGCCACCTATATGGGCATCGACGTCGACCGCGCCCATCGCATCGCGTTCGCGCTCGGCACCGGCATCACCGCGATCGCGGGCGGCCTGCTCGCCACCAACTATCCGTTCCACCCCTTCGTCGGCGTCGAATATGTCATCGTCATGTATGCCGGTGTCGTGCTCGGCGGCATGGGCAGCATCATCGGCGCGTTCTGGGGCGGCATGACCATTGGCCTGGTGCAGCAGATGTCGACGCTGATCCTGCCGACGCAGTTGCAGAATGCCGCGATCTTCGTCGTCTTCCTCCTGATCATCTTCTTCCGCCCGCAAGGTTTCTTCGGGCGCATGGTCGAGAGGACGTGA
- a CDS encoding ABC transporter ATP-binding protein, whose amino-acid sequence MLRIEGLTAGYSAIPVLNGVSIKVEQGQFVAIVGPNGAGKTTLFKTISGIVRPSAGAITFEDHDLLSIRPAQRAHLGIAHVPEGRQVFPSLTVMENLEMGAVTAAGRRDWKHNIERIFEWLPILAERRTQFAGTLSGGQQQMLAIGRGLASSPKLLMLDEPSMGLAPAIADFIFERLIEIRKQSNLTILLVEQRVAEALESADHGYVLEAGRVALEGNNQTLRADDRVRKAYLGM is encoded by the coding sequence ATGCTTCGCATTGAGGGGCTCACCGCCGGCTATTCCGCGATTCCCGTGCTGAACGGCGTCTCGATCAAGGTCGAACAGGGCCAGTTCGTCGCCATCGTCGGCCCGAACGGCGCCGGCAAGACCACGCTGTTCAAGACCATTTCCGGCATCGTGCGCCCGAGCGCGGGGGCGATCACTTTCGAAGACCACGACCTGCTCTCGATCCGGCCGGCGCAACGCGCGCATCTGGGCATCGCCCATGTTCCCGAAGGTCGCCAGGTGTTTCCGTCGCTGACCGTGATGGAAAATCTCGAAATGGGCGCGGTCACCGCAGCCGGCCGGCGCGACTGGAAACACAACATCGAGCGCATCTTCGAGTGGCTGCCTATTCTCGCCGAGCGCCGCACGCAGTTCGCGGGCACGCTATCCGGTGGACAGCAGCAGATGCTGGCGATCGGTCGCGGCCTCGCCTCCTCGCCAAAACTCTTGATGCTGGACGAACCCTCGATGGGCCTCGCGCCCGCGATCGCGGATTTCATCTTCGAGCGGCTGATCGAAATCCGCAAGCAATCGAACCTGACCATCCTGCTGGTCGAGCAGCGCGTGGCGGAAGCGCTTGAATCCGCCGACCACGGCTACGTGCTCGAAGCCGGCCGCGTCGCGCTTGAAGGCAACAACCAGACCCTGCGGGCCGACGACCGCGTCCGCAAAGCCTACCTCGGCATGTAA
- the pcaC gene encoding 4-carboxymuconolactone decarboxylase, which yields MDKTTYDRGLQIRKSVLGDAFVDKAIASADDFNRPMQDLTTEYCWGYVWGRDGLTHKTRSFLNLAMLCALNRPQELKTHVRGALTNGATREEIREVFMQVAIYCGVPAGVDAFRNAKEVFAELDKK from the coding sequence ATGGACAAGACCACCTACGATCGCGGCCTCCAGATCCGCAAAAGCGTCCTCGGCGACGCGTTCGTCGACAAGGCGATCGCGTCGGCCGACGACTTCAACCGCCCGATGCAGGATCTCACCACCGAGTACTGCTGGGGTTACGTCTGGGGCCGTGACGGCCTCACCCACAAGACCCGCAGCTTTCTCAATCTCGCCATGCTCTGCGCGCTGAACCGGCCGCAGGAACTCAAGACCCACGTCCGCGGCGCCCTGACCAACGGCGCCACGCGCGAGGAAATCCGCGAAGTGTTCATGCAGGTCGCGATCTATTGCGGTGTGCCGGCGGGCGTCGACGCCTTCCGTAACGCCAAGGAAGTGTTCGCCGAACTGGACAAGAAGTAG
- a CDS encoding ABC transporter substrate-binding protein: MSQGKKNSKTSLTRRTVLTGAAAIGLSSVARAQTPAEVKVGLIVPLSGIYTRPGQVMKMGAEMGIEHINAQGGIKALGGAKMKLVVIDCGDTTEKAKNAAQRMVAQETDLVAATGAYLSSFTLAVTEVTERAELPVLTLSYSDLLTDRGFKFIFQTAAPASVQSQLGLPELMKLAEKAAGKRPKTVAMLMDNTATSVATAKALKEKLLVQEGLQLVVEEVWTPPLSDATPLIQKVRAAKPDLLLFMPNAVSDAKLGLEKINEFGLGQGKIPTVSFSITVAEPDMLQSVTPEVVQGIMTIVANWGCKGHEDIIAELKAKYKEPWATQNVISTYGDMWLMKAALEKAGKADRLAVADAFRTMDGGPAKYYPGGQLKFDEKGRRVGAGVVIVQWQNGVPVTVYPSDLAQSSPFWPKKA, from the coding sequence ATGAGCCAGGGCAAGAAGAACTCGAAGACCTCACTGACGCGTCGAACCGTACTGACAGGCGCGGCCGCGATCGGCCTGTCGTCGGTGGCGCGGGCGCAAACGCCGGCCGAAGTCAAAGTGGGCCTGATCGTGCCGCTGTCCGGCATCTACACGAGGCCGGGCCAGGTGATGAAGATGGGCGCCGAGATGGGCATCGAGCACATCAACGCGCAGGGCGGCATCAAGGCGCTCGGCGGCGCCAAGATGAAGCTTGTCGTGATCGATTGCGGCGACACCACGGAGAAGGCCAAGAACGCCGCCCAGCGCATGGTCGCGCAGGAAACCGATCTCGTGGCTGCCACCGGCGCTTACCTCTCGTCGTTCACGCTGGCGGTAACCGAAGTGACCGAGCGCGCTGAACTGCCCGTCCTCACGCTGTCCTATTCGGACCTGCTGACCGACCGTGGCTTCAAGTTCATCTTCCAGACAGCAGCGCCCGCCAGCGTGCAATCGCAGCTCGGCCTGCCCGAACTGATGAAGCTCGCCGAAAAGGCCGCCGGCAAGCGCCCGAAGACGGTGGCGATGCTGATGGACAACACCGCGACCTCGGTTGCCACCGCCAAGGCGCTCAAGGAAAAACTGCTGGTGCAGGAGGGCCTTCAGCTCGTGGTCGAGGAAGTCTGGACCCCGCCGCTCTCCGACGCCACGCCGCTGATCCAGAAAGTGAGGGCAGCCAAGCCGGATCTGCTGCTGTTCATGCCGAACGCGGTTTCCGACGCCAAGCTCGGCCTCGAGAAGATCAACGAGTTCGGTCTCGGACAGGGCAAGATCCCGACCGTGTCCTTCAGCATCACCGTTGCCGAGCCGGACATGCTGCAAAGCGTCACGCCGGAAGTCGTCCAGGGCATCATGACCATCGTCGCCAACTGGGGCTGCAAAGGACACGAGGACATCATCGCCGAACTCAAGGCCAAGTACAAAGAGCCATGGGCGACGCAAAACGTGATCTCGACCTATGGCGACATGTGGCTGATGAAGGCCGCACTCGAGAAGGCCGGCAAGGCCGACCGCCTCGCCGTCGCCGACGCCTTCCGCACCATGGATGGCGGGCCGGCGAAATACTATCCGGGCGGCCAGTTGAAGTTCGACGAAAAGGGCCGGCGTGTCGGCGCCGGCGTCGTGATCGTGCAGTGGCAGAACGGCGTGCCGGTCACCGTGTACCCGTCCGACCTCGCGCAGTCCTCGCCGTTCTGGCCGAAGAAGGCTTAA
- a CDS encoding carboxymuconolactone decarboxylase family protein codes for MSELFDKGLKVRKEVLGEDYVNKSIAGADEFTRTMAEWSTEFCWGALWTRPGLDRRTRSIVNLAMLGALGRPHELKLHVKGALKNGVTKDEIKEILLQVGVYCGIPSGIDAFRNAREAFNEVEGK; via the coding sequence ATGAGCGAATTGTTCGACAAGGGATTGAAGGTCCGCAAGGAAGTGCTCGGCGAGGATTACGTCAACAAGTCGATCGCCGGCGCCGACGAATTCACCCGCACCATGGCGGAATGGTCGACCGAGTTCTGCTGGGGCGCGTTGTGGACCCGCCCGGGTCTCGATCGCCGCACCCGCAGCATCGTCAACCTGGCGATGCTCGGCGCGCTGGGGCGGCCCCATGAATTGAAACTGCACGTCAAGGGCGCGCTCAAGAACGGCGTCACCAAGGACGAGATCAAGGAGATCCTGCTTCAGGTCGGCGTCTATTGCGGCATCCCGTCCGGCATCGATGCCTTCCGGAATGCGCGCGAGGCCTTCAACGAAGTTGAGGGCAAGTGA
- a CDS encoding ABC transporter substrate-binding protein, with protein sequence MTKNSKAALTRRSLLAGASAGLIASRAWAQQPSEVKVGLLVPISGLYARPGTVMREGAEMAVDHINAQGGVKSLGGAKLKLVVLDSGDTTEKAKNAAQRMVAQETDLVAASGAYLSSFTLAVTEVTERANLPVLTLSYSDQITDRGFKYVFQTSATAGSQARQALPQIVKLAETASGKKPKTVAIVTDNTAASVSSAKAMRDDLLAENGLQLIVDETFTPPLADATSLVQKLRSAKPDLLFFLPTVISDAKLLLEKMNEFGLGQGKLPTISFGIAIAEPDMLQTVSPELLQGLLTCVASWGAKGHEALIAELKTRYKEPWMTQNAISTYGDMWVIKDALEKSGKADRVAVADALRSMDAGPSKYYPLGEIKFDDKGRRVGAGMTIVQWQAGVPVTVFPPQLALAQPSWPKN encoded by the coding sequence ATGACCAAGAATAGCAAAGCCGCATTGACGCGGCGCAGCCTGCTCGCCGGCGCGTCCGCCGGCCTGATCGCTTCTCGCGCGTGGGCCCAGCAACCTTCCGAGGTCAAGGTCGGATTGCTGGTCCCTATTTCCGGGCTGTATGCGCGCCCGGGCACGGTGATGCGCGAGGGCGCCGAGATGGCGGTGGATCACATCAACGCGCAGGGCGGCGTCAAGTCGCTCGGCGGCGCCAAACTTAAATTGGTCGTGCTCGACTCCGGCGACACGACGGAGAAGGCCAAGAACGCCGCGCAACGTATGGTCGCCCAGGAAACCGATCTGGTGGCGGCGAGCGGCGCCTATCTGAGTTCGTTCACGCTCGCTGTGACGGAAGTGACGGAGCGGGCCAATCTTCCCGTGCTGACCCTCTCCTACTCCGACCAGATTACCGATCGCGGCTTCAAATATGTGTTCCAGACCTCGGCCACGGCGGGATCGCAGGCCAGGCAGGCGCTGCCGCAGATCGTCAAGCTGGCGGAAACCGCTTCCGGCAAAAAGCCCAAGACGGTTGCGATCGTCACCGACAACACCGCGGCGTCGGTATCATCCGCCAAGGCGATGCGCGACGACCTGCTCGCCGAGAACGGCTTGCAACTGATCGTGGATGAAACCTTCACCCCACCGCTCGCTGACGCCACCTCGCTGGTGCAGAAGCTGCGATCGGCCAAGCCTGATTTGCTGTTCTTCCTGCCGACCGTGATCTCCGACGCCAAGCTGCTGCTGGAGAAGATGAACGAGTTCGGCCTCGGGCAAGGCAAGCTGCCGACCATCTCGTTCGGGATCGCGATCGCCGAGCCGGACATGCTGCAGACCGTCAGCCCGGAATTGCTGCAGGGCCTCCTCACCTGCGTCGCGAGCTGGGGCGCCAAGGGCCACGAGGCGCTGATCGCCGAACTCAAGACCCGCTACAAGGAGCCGTGGATGACGCAGAATGCGATTTCCACCTATGGCGACATGTGGGTGATCAAGGACGCGCTCGAAAAATCTGGGAAGGCCGACCGCGTCGCGGTCGCCGATGCCCTGCGCTCGATGGATGCCGGCCCCTCCAAGTATTATCCGCTCGGCGAAATCAAGTTCGACGACAAAGGCCGCCGCGTCGGCGCCGGCATGACCATCGTGCAGTGGCAGGCCGGCGTGCCGGTCACGGTATTTCCTCCGCAACTGGCGCTGGCGCAGCCGTCCTGGCCCAAAAACTGA
- a CDS encoding ATP-binding cassette domain-containing protein, with protein MRGWRSLLPVFVFTVLYAAVSLSVTNSYYQLVMTLVPVWAIFGLSWNLLSGYTGLISFGHAAFFGLGAYAVALGQIYFDLSPWVLIPIAAIIGGMAGLLIGFPTFRLQGHYFALAMLAYPLAILYVFEWLGLQELTLPIKRDNPIAYMQFGDHRLYTLLALAMMLGTILLTRAVERSRFGMALLAIKQNEAAAEAAGINTLAWKLRAITLSGAIAGAVGGFYAVVLLVVTPQSVFGMLVSAQALTVAMFGGVGTVWGPVIGSVILIPLGETLNAEAGSRFPGIQGVIFGLAIVCVILLAPEGLFWKIRDLLRKRPASPTAAMPATPAPANANTVAAPMPARPKRTRGTGDVVLEVRNLSRAFGGLKAVQDVSFKLRQNEILGIIGPNGAGKTTLFNLLNGFLRPGTGEILLDGREMSGRKPHELCEAGIGRTFQIMRPFLRMSVSDNVVVGAYVRARTDAEARRLAADAIARVGLTATADRIAGELTTKELRLMELARALAGQPRILLLDETLAGLGHDEADEVVAVIQRLARDGMTIAIIEHTMQAMVRLVDSFLVLDHGAVIVEGEPEAVTRDSRVIEAYLGKKWVAHASH; from the coding sequence ATGCGCGGATGGCGATCGCTGCTTCCCGTCTTTGTCTTCACCGTGCTTTACGCGGCGGTGTCGCTGAGCGTGACCAATTCCTACTATCAACTGGTCATGACGCTGGTCCCGGTCTGGGCGATCTTCGGCCTGTCGTGGAACCTGCTCAGCGGTTACACCGGGCTGATCTCGTTCGGTCACGCCGCCTTCTTCGGCCTCGGCGCCTACGCCGTCGCACTCGGCCAGATCTACTTCGACCTGTCGCCGTGGGTACTGATTCCGATCGCAGCCATCATCGGCGGCATGGCAGGACTTCTGATCGGCTTTCCGACCTTCCGCCTGCAGGGCCACTACTTCGCGCTGGCGATGCTCGCCTACCCGCTCGCCATTCTCTACGTGTTCGAATGGCTCGGTCTGCAAGAGCTAACGCTGCCGATCAAGCGCGACAATCCGATCGCCTACATGCAGTTTGGCGATCATCGCCTCTACACGCTGCTGGCGCTGGCGATGATGCTCGGCACCATCCTGCTGACCCGCGCCGTCGAACGGTCGCGCTTCGGCATGGCGCTGCTCGCGATCAAGCAGAATGAAGCCGCCGCGGAAGCAGCCGGCATCAACACACTGGCCTGGAAGCTCCGCGCCATCACGCTGAGCGGCGCGATCGCCGGTGCGGTCGGCGGATTCTATGCGGTCGTGCTGCTGGTGGTGACGCCGCAGTCGGTCTTCGGCATGCTGGTGTCGGCGCAGGCGCTGACGGTGGCGATGTTCGGCGGCGTCGGCACCGTCTGGGGTCCGGTGATCGGGTCGGTGATTCTGATTCCGCTGGGCGAAACGCTCAATGCCGAAGCCGGCTCGCGCTTCCCCGGCATCCAGGGCGTGATCTTCGGACTTGCGATCGTCTGCGTCATCCTGCTCGCGCCGGAAGGCCTGTTCTGGAAGATCCGCGATCTCTTGCGCAAGCGACCGGCATCGCCGACGGCAGCAATGCCGGCCACGCCCGCCCCCGCGAATGCCAACACCGTCGCAGCCCCCATGCCCGCGCGACCGAAACGAACGCGGGGGACAGGTGACGTCGTCCTCGAAGTGCGCAACCTGTCGCGCGCCTTCGGTGGATTGAAGGCCGTGCAGGATGTCAGCTTCAAGCTGCGACAGAACGAGATTCTTGGGATCATCGGCCCCAACGGCGCCGGCAAGACCACGCTGTTCAACCTGCTCAACGGATTTCTGCGGCCCGGCACCGGCGAAATCCTGCTCGACGGACGCGAGATGTCGGGCCGCAAGCCGCATGAACTGTGCGAGGCCGGCATCGGCCGAACCTTTCAGATCATGCGCCCGTTCCTGCGCATGTCGGTCTCGGACAATGTCGTGGTCGGCGCTTATGTCCGCGCCAGGACAGATGCCGAGGCCAGGCGCTTGGCGGCGGACGCGATTGCCCGCGTCGGTCTGACCGCCACAGCCGACCGCATCGCCGGCGAACTGACAACCAAGGAATTGCGTTTGATGGAGCTGGCCCGCGCGCTGGCCGGACAGCCGCGCATTCTGCTACTCGACGAAACGCTCGCCGGCCTCGGGCATGACGAGGCCGACGAGGTGGTGGCGGTGATTCAGCGGCTCGCCCGCGACGGCATGACGATCGCGATCATCGAACACACCATGCAGGCGATGGTCCGTCTCGTCGACAGTTTCCTGGTGCTCGACCACGGCGCCGTCATCGTCGAAGGCGAACCGGAAGCCGTCACCCGCGACAGCCGCGTCATCGAGGCCTATCTCGGCAAAAAATGGGTGGCCCATGCTTCGCATTGA